The DNA sequence TTAACACAGATAAGACCTAATGTAAATTGGACCTAATTATTTTGGatgtaatttgaataagattcaaataaagggtataaataacaattacgaatataaaagtatgaaatatatttctgACACTTATTttgcacaaaaatataaaagtatgaaattaaaactaattatttttaaaagtacgAAACGAGAGGTGCAAATGACCTATAATTTGGaactaatattacaataaactcatcaaaatttatgatgtAATAGACAAagacatatttaaattataagccCAAGAACTTAAGAATCTCAATGttttttaagtaattgttattattatatttatgcgacagttaattagtaataattaataaatggtGGTGGAGGGAGTGTGGAATTATATAGAACAGAACACAGAATAATACCACATGGAGACATACATGGTCGGCTGTGAACATTAACAGGGAAGAATAATACGAGGATCTTGTTCATCATCACTTCACACCCTTCTTCTAGTAGTTTTTTAGGTgttttggtttgattttatttgaaaaaatattatattttataatatatttttgtggaaTTGTTTCCGTTGTTACGAAAAATGCTAATATGAgcaaaatagaagaaattcagaatttagctgttgaaaaattatgttaaaaatcatgagatggatcataatatattttaaaaaattttaagactgcactgaataataatttacactGGTGTGTGTCGCACGCTCTTATGAGTGTgcatgatttaaatttttttgtttttcaaaaaatagtttatatttttaaaaatgtaatttaattgaaaaaattataaaaaattgaagttagTGGAAGTTGAGAAGAGTGGGCAATTTAGAGGTTTAAAACTGTGGTTTGGGGATGCAGAAGAGCGGAACGGTGggaagtaaataaattaattaattaaattaaaattaaaatattagtaatttatggTATATTCTATGTGTGTGAAAATTCTataatgcaatttaaaaatagaatatttattatttaataaagtatatgtaaaataataggttaaaattgaaattctaagaaaattgtgaaaaaaagatgcatgaaaattaaaaagaaaaagaaaaataactattaataGATAGTGGGAGACTggaaagttaaaaataaaaattaaatttaaaaaaaacagatCGAAAGGTGCTctctattaatatatactatctGTATGTGGCACATTCAATATATgtgtcaaaaaataaaataattaaatattatttactaatttttttattgtagtaaaataataatatgaaaatatttatgataaaaaaattaaataatatgaaagtGAATATTTAGAGTAGgagatattaaataaaaataaataactattcaaaaaaaataagttttactACATATAGattttggatggaaaaaaatgaaaaaaaaaaaagtaaaataacatACCAAAAATAAGGTAGACCTCTCCGTTAATATATAGTAGGGTCAAATACACTTTGTACCCCtgaactataaaatataacaaaaggATCCctcatgatatatattaatttttttatgacaaaaatgcccttacTGTTTACACCCTTGaaatatctcttttttttacgACCATtctcctaaatataatttgaattattattaaaaaaattatttaaaatagacGCTACTCAAAATCACATTAATTTCattgtttattaatattaaattattcaaataaatttaaaatttaaaatttttatattcaaatttatggtTCCAAACAGCGTAATTCCATTTTATAAGACAGAATGATCTCCACATAAATTCCAATCATGAAagggtaaaaaagaaaacctacTTCTCcattacaaatattcaaaattgcaaCCTACCTGTAACACCGTCAATCATCAGGCCAGGCATTGGTCaactctaattttatttaaaacgaATATGATTGACCAAATATCACCCCTTGGATCATGTGAACTCACTCCCACcgaatttctttttcccacCAACCAACAAAGATGATATGCTTTTCTTcaattctcctttttctttctttcttttttttttcctcgcaaaaaaaattgaatgatttcGACTCTAATTATTAACAAcataatttgaagaaatttatagcaattaaatttatttcgatTCAAAATAATCTCAAACAAGTTTTGTAAGATAGAGCAACATAGGAACAAGAGGATCTCGATTCTGTCTCTTGAATGTCAAGTTAGTTAGATCGTTTGAGATGTGAAGCTAGTGAGGATAGCACAGTGTATTAAaggttgaattttgaattatggaGGACGTGTATTTATAGGTATTATCGAGTGTTGTACGATTATACGTAGACTGTTTATTCACATTTAATTGTAAATCTGTGGTGGGTTCGTTTGTACTTGTGTCCGGATGGGATGAGATGGGAGATAGAGTGGTAGGACTTGAAAAGCTATAGACACAGGTCCAAGGCCAATTGAGATATTAAGtaatatgactaaaatactTTGTCATTTTGAGATACCCAAATATGGTCCCCACATCAATATCTTTAAGGTTGGAAGATTTGAAATAATGGATTTTAAATCCccaataacaaaatttttaaatttatttggataatttaaaatttaaaagatttcaaatcatttcatattaattttgaactatattttgctgaatattgatatattttaattttttaaaaaattgagtcatttaaatttttttgcttaaattaaaatttattcatttaaatgCACGTAACTGTCATGAATCACTTATAAAAGTATTAACAAATTTTTGAAGCATACAACACACACgtcaacaaagaaaatcaaattcaaaactatttaattaaaaaatttatctatcaAGAGTTCAAGACGTAGCGGTGCTTCTTAAACTTTCCTAGTAaataaccccccccccccccctcccccacccaccccccccccaaaaTCACGCCCGTTTCCACANNNNNNNNNNNNNNACACCCACCCACCCCCCCCGCGtcggtgggggggggggggggggggttggggGGTGGAAGGGGGCCCTTTCACCTTCCAGTTTCTTATTAAAGCTCGCATTATCTACGGTATTAACCCAAAAATCTCACCCCGTATTATTtccatacatatacatatacagaCAATCCTCATGCATCCGTAACCACCGTTTCTTCTAAGCCCGCCCCATTTCTTCTTCCATTCCCTCCTCAAACTTCACTCACATACATCTAGACATACACATAAAACACACATGTATATGCATACATCGATCGTTTTTAAACAGTAAAAGCAAATCAAGATTACATAATTCTCATGCATGTATCTGTAGATATATTCTATATACAGTGGGAAATTGATGATGGAGGGCGATAACCCATTAGCCAACGCCATAAGAGCAAGCTTCACGAGACCTTCATGGGCGTTCCTTTTGCTTATATTCACGGGGATAGCTAACCACCGTTTCTTCTAAGCCCGCCCCATTTCTTCTTCCATTCCCTCCTCAAACTTCACTCACATACATCTAGACATACACATAAAACACACATGTATATGCATACATCGATCGTTTTTAAACAGTAAAAGCAAATCAAGATTACATAATTCTCATGCATGTATCTGTAGATATATTCTATATACAGTGGGAAATTGATGATGGAGGGCGATAACCCATTAGCCAACGCCATAAGAGCAAGCTTCACGAGACCTTCATGGGCGTTCCTTTTGCTTATATTCACGGGGATAGCAATTTTTAGCATCCACATCACCAGAAACACCATCTTTCAACTCGGGCCCATCTCGACCCAGGCCGGGCTGGAGAGGCCCGGAGGGCCTCCGAGCTGCTCCGGTCTATTTGAGGCGCCGCCGCCGCGGAAGGTGGTGAAATCCATCTCAGAGTTTGGCGGAGTGGGCGATGGGAGGACTTCCAATACGGCAGCGTTCCGGAGGGCGATGGAGTACATGGAGAAATTCAGGGGGACAGGTGGGGCCCAGCTGAATGTTCCAAAGGGGAGGTGGCTCACGGGAAGCTTCAATCTCACCAGCGATTTCACGCTGTTTCTGGAAGATGGTGCTGTGATCTTGGGATCTCAGGTGACTCAATGCTTATATGTGAATTATTTAATctcaattacataaaataattctgTTTTTCTAATTCTTGTTCCCCTCAAACATTAATGCCATACAGGATTCTGTTTCTATTTTATTGGTTATGTTGCAGGATTACTAGGTCTTGATTTTCTGTCTGCACATGGCACGTAGATTTGCCATGTTTTCAGGCAGAGATTtgatgttttgtttttgtatttgggggtggggtggggatgttgggaaaaggagaaagaaagtCTTTAGACCTTGGCAACTAGCACAAGGCAAGCAACTGACTAAAGAATTCCAGAAACGCTAAAGATCaacaatttttaatgatatatgCAGAAGGGTGAAGTGGGCTTGTTGATTTCTTGTCTTACTGGCAATTATCAAAATTCTGAAAGCACAGCTCACAAATGGGATTTCTACAGATCTTGAATTAGTAGATTTGGGGATTAGATGGGGAGAAAAAATTGGTTTACCAAACTCTATCAAACGAATTGACATGAAGCAGAAACACAACAGGAGAGGCTGTAGAAGAATTCTTCTCTTCTACAGTGGAGAGAGAAGTAAAGCAGGATTTAAATAATGATTCTTGACTTCATTGTTAGATTAAACTGATCCTTTCGTGGTTTCTTGTTTACGTGATCACAGAGTTATTAATGGTTTGCCGAAATCAGAATTTGCTTatcttttctaattatattaatcttGATAGTAGGACCCTGAGGAATGGCCCATCATCGAGCCGTTGCCTTCATatggaagagggagagagaggcTGGGAGGGAGACATATTAGCCTCATTCACGGAAATTCTTTAACCAATGTTGTGATTACAGGTAAACATCCTTGAATGTTAGGTAATGGCTATCATTAAACAACTTGTATATGTTGGCCATGGCTCAACACTAGTATGTCAACACCATCTTGAACTCGcttgttaaatattaaatagctTTAGGGAGACGATAAATTATGTGTATTGACACCATCGATAACAAGCTGACGccttatataaaattgaatatggattttaaatttgtgtCTTTGTTCCTATCTCCTAGCTTGAGCATGTAAGCAATTTAGATCTTTGGAGCAAACTAGTCGAACtttgtttttcattcaatCTTTTCTGGACTTTGAAGGATGGGTTGAAAACTAGTCTTTGTTTTCTGGACTCTGAAGGATGGATTGAAACACTGAGCTTTTAACTTTCTGACTGTCTAAATTTGATATCATTCTAGAAACTTTTGGCTGGCAACATATTCAGTTTCATTATTAGGTGGAAGCAGCATGCACCGCGTTTAGTAACTCAAGAAACAGTAGATAGCTAGTCGTCAAGAAACACTCTGAaaccaataatatttttcattcttacTTGAGAAAAGAATGTGGATTCAAATACTGTGTTTTGGGCTTAAAagctgaattttgaaaattgtaatatgCCATCTGAATTAGTCGACTGCGTTTACTGATTTGCAGGTCATAATGGCACAATTGATGGTCAGGGGAAGATGTGGTGGGATCTTTGGTGGAATAAGACACTAGAGTGCACCAGGGGCCACCTTGTTGAATTGATAAATTCACATAATATTCTGATTTCCAACCTCACTTTCCGTAATTCCCCATTCTGGACCGTTCATCCTGTTTATAGCAGGTCTGCCTTTATATGCATCCATGATTATTTGCTGCTTCCTTTTGTGTTTAACTAAATTTCTCCTCTTTGGTTGGAAGTTATTAGGCACCaactaaaataaatgtaaGGCATAGTTAGCTAATGGCCTTTAAAGCATGTAGATAGTATTATATT is a window from the Sesamum indicum cultivar Zhongzhi No. 13 linkage group LG15, S_indicum_v1.0, whole genome shotgun sequence genome containing:
- the LOC105178075 gene encoding probable polygalacturonase isoform X1, giving the protein MMEGDNPLANAIRASFTRPSWAFLLLIFTGIAIFSIHITRNTIFQLGPISTQAGLERPGGPPSCSGLFEAPPPRKVVKSISEFGGVGDGRTSNTAAFRRAMEYMEKFRGTGGAQLNVPKGRWLTGSFNLTSDFTLFLEDGAVILGSQDPEEWPIIEPLPSYGRGRERLGGRHISLIHGNSLTNVVITGHNGTIDGQGKMWWDLWWNKTLECTRGHLVELINSHNILISNLTFRNSPFWTVHPVYSSNVVIKDMTILAPLQAPNTDGIDPDSSTDVCIEDCYIESGDDLVAVKSGWDHYGIRMARPSVNITIRRVSGTTPTCSGIGIGSEMSGGIRNVLVENLYVRDSAAGVRIKTDKGRGGYITNITIRNIMMERVKVPIRFSRGADDHPDEKWDSKALPKVKGISISNVISVDSRKAPLLQGIDGAPFEDICMKNVSISGLSPSVKWNCEFVSGFSDGVSPVPCFELQKNGSSSWCAYS
- the LOC105178075 gene encoding probable polygalacturonase isoform X2 gives rise to the protein MMEGDNPLANAIRASFTRPSWAFLLLIFTGIAIFSIHITRNTIFQLGPISTQAGLERPGGPPSCSGLFEAPPPRKVVKSISEFGGVGDGRTSNTAAFRRAMEYMEKFRGTGGAQLNVPKGRWLTGSFNLTSDFTLFLEDGAVILGSQDPEEWPIIEPLPSYGRGRERLGGRHISLIHGNSLTNVVITGHNGTIDGQGKMWWDLWWNKTLECTRGHLVELINSHNILISNLTFRNSPFWTVHPVYSSNVVIKDMTILAPLQAPNTDGIDPDSSTDVCIEDCYIESGDDLVAVKSGWDHYGIRMARPSVNITIRRVSGTTPTCSGIGIGSEMSGGIRNVLVENLYVRDSAAGVRIKTDKGRGGYITNITIRNIMMERVKVPIRFSRGADDHPDEKWDSKALPKVKGISISNVISVDSRKAPLLQGIDGAPFEDICMKNVSISGLSPSVKWNCEFVSGFSDGVSPVPCFELQKNGSSSWCAYS